In a genomic window of Capsicum annuum cultivar UCD-10X-F1 unplaced genomic scaffold, UCD10Xv1.1 ctg82010, whole genome shotgun sequence:
- the LOC107858768 gene encoding uncharacterized protein LOC107858768 isoform X2 → MSSPSEIQRQNKRKLEEEIASVKEKEKEDSHENEVSDEGYFSDDYMVTYAGGLKMEHENREEYLRQINESEAQNYVLLKIVSVNAAVSGGIKYYITFNAKDANNADDAVKTFQALAWSGMNGANYVIFCRLKKISSSHQGDKTSLDSTDSDVEMAEWGQTRITPSGSSGCRAKRQGRRVHHRRACFGGREIIRNGVPREPQNLLRNERTIRREREKKLKEFKSFKMSPNVSVASFIQLFELKHVELENYVDISDWKALAILANSLHEPWGGRLIDVYHEIWSSEPFWMYISRLEYLWYDFYL, encoded by the exons ATGTCGTCGCCGTCGGAAATTCAGCGTCAGAACAAGCGAAAATTGGAAGAGGAGATTGCAAGTGTGAAGGAGAAGGAAAAAGAAGATTCACATGAGAATGAGGTGAGTGATGAAGGCTACTTTTCTGATGACTATATGGTTACCTATGCTGGTGGTCTCAAAATGGAACATGAAAATCGAGAAGAGTATCTCAGGCAGATCAACGAGAGCGAA GCTCAAAATTACGTACTTCTGAAAATTGTGAGCGTGAACGCAGCCGTTTCAGGAGGGATTAAATATTATATCACCTTTAATGCCAAGGATGCTAACAATGCTGATGACGCTGTAAAGACATTTCAAGCATTGGCATGGTCGGGAATGAATGGAGCCAACTATGTGATATTCTGTAGGCTTAAGAAGATATCATCCAGCCATCAAG GTGATAAGACGTCTCTCGATTCCACTGATTCCGATGTTG AAATGGCTGAATGGGGACAAACTCGAATCACTCCAAGTGGGAGTTCTGGATGTCGAGCAAAGAGACAAGGTAGAAGAGTACATCACCGAAGGGCATGTTTTGGAGGTCGCGAGATCATTCGAAATGGTGTCCCCAGGGAGCCACAAAATTTGTTACGAAATGAAAGGACTATACGAAGGGAAAGAGAAAAGAAGTTAAAAGAgttcaagtcttttaagatgtcaccTAATGTCTCAGTTGCTAGTTTTATTCAGTTATTTGAATTGAAACATGTAGAACTAGAAAACTATGTAGACATCTCGGATTGGAAAGCATTAGctattttagcaaattctctCCATGAACCTTGGGGCGGGAGATTAATTGATGTTTACCATGAGATTTGGTCTAGCGAGCCTTTTTGGATGTACATAAGTCGTCTAGAATATTTGTGGTATGACTTTTATCTTTAG
- the LOC107858768 gene encoding uncharacterized protein LOC107858768 isoform X1, producing the protein MSSPSEIQRQNKRKLEEEIASVKEKEKEDSHENEVSDEGYFSDDYMVTYAGGLKMEHENREEYLRQINESEGFDITLDLTLGKTLDGPVVPLWNDDMNDTDIIDFTHMAIERFNSENAQNYVLLKIVSVNAAVSGGIKYYITFNAKDANNADDAVKTFQALAWSGMNGANYVIFCRLKKISSSHQGDKTSLDSTDSDVEMAEWGQTRITPSGSSGCRAKRQGRRVHHRRACFGGREIIRNGVPREPQNLLRNERTIRREREKKLKEFKSFKMSPNVSVASFIQLFELKHVELENYVDISDWKALAILANSLHEPWGGRLIDVYHEIWSSEPFWMYISRLEYLWYDFYL; encoded by the exons ATGTCGTCGCCGTCGGAAATTCAGCGTCAGAACAAGCGAAAATTGGAAGAGGAGATTGCAAGTGTGAAGGAGAAGGAAAAAGAAGATTCACATGAGAATGAGGTGAGTGATGAAGGCTACTTTTCTGATGACTATATGGTTACCTATGCTGGTGGTCTCAAAATGGAACATGAAAATCGAGAAGAGTATCTCAGGCAGATCAACGAGAGCGAA GGTTTTGATATCACTCTGGATTTGACATTGGGTAAAACTCTTGACGGACCAGTTGTTCCATTGTGGAACGACGACATGAACGACACCGACATTATTGATTTTACACACATGGCAATTGAAAGATTCAATTCAGAGAAT GCTCAAAATTACGTACTTCTGAAAATTGTGAGCGTGAACGCAGCCGTTTCAGGAGGGATTAAATATTATATCACCTTTAATGCCAAGGATGCTAACAATGCTGATGACGCTGTAAAGACATTTCAAGCATTGGCATGGTCGGGAATGAATGGAGCCAACTATGTGATATTCTGTAGGCTTAAGAAGATATCATCCAGCCATCAAG GTGATAAGACGTCTCTCGATTCCACTGATTCCGATGTTG AAATGGCTGAATGGGGACAAACTCGAATCACTCCAAGTGGGAGTTCTGGATGTCGAGCAAAGAGACAAGGTAGAAGAGTACATCACCGAAGGGCATGTTTTGGAGGTCGCGAGATCATTCGAAATGGTGTCCCCAGGGAGCCACAAAATTTGTTACGAAATGAAAGGACTATACGAAGGGAAAGAGAAAAGAAGTTAAAAGAgttcaagtcttttaagatgtcaccTAATGTCTCAGTTGCTAGTTTTATTCAGTTATTTGAATTGAAACATGTAGAACTAGAAAACTATGTAGACATCTCGGATTGGAAAGCATTAGctattttagcaaattctctCCATGAACCTTGGGGCGGGAGATTAATTGATGTTTACCATGAGATTTGGTCTAGCGAGCCTTTTTGGATGTACATAAGTCGTCTAGAATATTTGTGGTATGACTTTTATCTTTAG